The window ATACAACCAAGCAACCGATCATATATAACACGATCAGTGCGGAAGCCTCGGGTCCCGTGCCCGGGTTACACCGAACCTATTTCTTTGGCATGTGGAACGGCGAGCGCGTGGCTCAACACACCACTTACTATGCAACTGTGCCCACGGATTTAATGCGCAACGGCAACTTCTCACAGTTGCTCGATCCAAGCCTTCAAAGCCCCCCGATTGTCATTACGGACCCTGCGACCGGCCAGCCTTACCCCGGGAACATTATCCCCCCCTCTCAGCTCAGCACTTCGTCCGCTGCGGTGGCCTTAGCGGCGCAAAACAATTACATCCCGCAGCCCAACTTCGGCGGACCAAACGCGCTGTATAACAATTATCAGTTTGTTTGGCCGTACCCGGGAGACCAGTACGACGCTGATGTTTATGTTGGCAGAATAGACCACACATTTTCCGACAAGGACTCCATGTACGGCAGATTCTCCAGTTACTTTCCCAAGTATATTTTGGCCGGCAACTTGCCTGGCCTGGGAAGCAGTCGCACGAGGACGAGCTATTCGTGGGCCGTCAATGAGACGCACATCTTTTCCCCGAATCTGCTCAATTCGTTCCAGTTCGGCGGCAATTATGACTGGGAAGAAAATGGCCAACCCCTCAACGGGTTCATTTCTCTGAAAGGCGCTGATGCCATATCGAAAATCGGCTTGCAAGGCGTGAACCCCCAAAGTTTGTCCGGCGAGGGCTTCCCGGAGATGAATATCTCTGGAATCATCGATATGAAAACGGCTGAGCAGGGAGGAAGCGCGATTGATGGCAGGAACTTCTCCTATACCGATGACCTGACTTGGGTGAAGGGCAAGCATGTCGCCAAGTTCGGGGTGCAATTCCGGACGTACTATACTTCGAGCGCTGAATTTCCTAGCGGAACATTCGGAAACTTCTCGTTTGACGGCCGTTTTACTGGTTACTCCTACGCAGACTTCTTGTTGGGCTACCCGGGCACCAGTTCTCGGCTGAGTCCGATCCTGAACAGGGAGTTGACGAACCACGAAATCGGGTTCTACGGAACGGATACGTTTAAGGTGAATCGACGCCTGACCCTGACTTATGGCTTGCGTTGGGATTATTTCGGCTCGCCTGTTTATGCCGACGGCCTGGATTACAATTGGGACCCCACCACGGGCGATGTCATCGTTCGACAAGCAGATTTGGTCAAGATCAGCCCGCTATATCCCAGTGACATTAAAGTCGTAGCCGGCAACCCCACCCCCAATCCGAGCCTCACAAATTTTGTGCCCCGCCTCTCGGCCGCTTATCTCATAAATAAGAACACGGTCATCCGGGGCGGGTACGGAATCTTTAACGAGGCCTACGGTTCCGCGCCCAATTCTGCAATATATGGGTCGGGCCCGTTCACGTTAGTCAATGGCCCCGGTCCTTTCGAAATTGGTGAAACCTATGTGAACGCCATGCAAAACGGACAACCGCTCTTCAGCTTCCCGAATCCTTTTCTCGGCATAGGGTCGTCGGTGATTGCGTCGCAAAATGTTACAGGTTTCCCGAAAGACACGAAGAACGGGAAGATTCAGCAATGGAACTTGAGCGTGGAAAGGCAAATCGGCACTATCGGTGTTCGCGTGTCTTATGTCGGGTCCAAAGGCAACAATCTGAACTACTTTATCAACACCGATATGCCAATGCCGAGCGCAATACCGTGGGCTCCCAACAGCAACCCTTATCCTCAATTCACTGCGACCAGTTTTAACCGCAACAACGGCAGCTCAGAATATAACGGTCTGAGCGTCGAGGCCAAACGCCGCGTGGGGGAGCTCAATTTTGACTGGAACTGGACATGGGCCAATAACCTTGACACGTTGGAAAACCTGCAAAACCCTTATGGCCCACTTCCCTGGAACCATGACTTCATGACGCCTCATCACAGGATTGTCCTTAACACGATGTGGCACATCCCCGTTGGAGCAGGGCGGCATTTTGGGTCGAACATGCCGGGCGTACTCAATCAAGTCTTCGGCGGATGGGACCTTTACTGGATAAGCTATTTCGAATCTGGGGAGTGGTTCACGCCAAGCTTCTCTGGCTCAGATCCATCCAACACTAACACCTATAGCATAATTCCGGACCGGATTTGCAATGGGAACCTTCCGCCTGGCAGTCGCCCCCTTAGTGGCTGGTTCAACACCTCATGCTTTGCGGTCCCTCCGAATGGAAGGTTTGGAAACAGCGGTGTGAACATCCTGGAAGGGCCTGGCTTGAACAATCAAAGCGCGAG of the Acidobacteriota bacterium genome contains:
- a CDS encoding TonB-dependent receptor, with translation MSRPFGQTELSLARRRRGMKWSFFAGKRSYTRGVRVCLQCVWMVPLLALVGSLPASAQTSMSTVRGAVTDQSGAVVPGAQVQLIDISTNLVVRTVSTNANGNYEIPFVKGGHYQITASHIGFDTYTETDIFLASNETKRVDPVLHVGSTTTKVSVSGAANVIQTEGGEIGGTLTDKTYSNLPVPGNSYSSPLDPLATMPLVQMDREWGVSIAGQSGNQLDMAMDGVLEENFNTQTVNMEDASELKVMGVNNSAEFSRPATFNVVTKRGSEKYHGEVEYYLRNSALGARGFFDTTKQPIIYNTISAEASGPVPGLHRTYFFGMWNGERVAQHTTYYATVPTDLMRNGNFSQLLDPSLQSPPIVITDPATGQPYPGNIIPPSQLSTSSAAVALAAQNNYIPQPNFGGPNALYNNYQFVWPYPGDQYDADVYVGRIDHTFSDKDSMYGRFSSYFPKYILAGNLPGLGSSRTRTSYSWAVNETHIFSPNLLNSFQFGGNYDWEENGQPLNGFISLKGADAISKIGLQGVNPQSLSGEGFPEMNISGIIDMKTAEQGGSAIDGRNFSYTDDLTWVKGKHVAKFGVQFRTYYTSSAEFPSGTFGNFSFDGRFTGYSYADFLLGYPGTSSRLSPILNRELTNHEIGFYGTDTFKVNRRLTLTYGLRWDYFGSPVYADGLDYNWDPTTGDVIVRQADLVKISPLYPSDIKVVAGNPTPNPSLTNFVPRLSAAYLINKNTVIRGGYGIFNEAYGSAPNSAIYGSGPFTLVNGPGPFEIGETYVNAMQNGQPLFSFPNPFLGIGSSVIASQNVTGFPKDTKNGKIQQWNLSVERQIGTIGVRVSYVGSKGNNLNYFINTDMPMPSAIPWAPNSNPYPQFTATSFNRNNGSSEYNGLSVEAKRRVGELNFDWNWTWANNLDTLENLQNPYGPLPWNHDFMTPHHRIVLNTMWHIPVGAGRHFGSNMPGVLNQVFGGWDLYWISYFESGEWFTPSFSGSDPSNTNTYSIIPDRICNGNLPPGSRPLSGWFNTSCFAVPPNGRFGNSGVNILEGPGLNNQSASLSKSWPITERWHIEFTAMASNIFNHPNFYNPFSNDITAPGAGAITYVPDYYSAVKAGPRLIEGRLRILW